The proteins below are encoded in one region of Reichenbachiella sp. 5M10:
- the rpmI gene encoding 50S ribosomal protein L35 translates to MPKVKTKAGAKKRFKLTGSGKIKRKHAFKSHILTKKETKQKRNLTKMGQVHKSDVANVKDMLHI, encoded by the coding sequence ATGCCAAAAGTTAAAACTAAAGCGGGAGCAAAGAAACGTTTCAAGTTGACAGGAAGTGGTAAAATCAAAAGAAAGCATGCTTTCAAGAGCCACATCTTGACCAAGAAAGAAACGAAGCAGAAGAGAAATTTGACAAAAATGGGTCAAGTCCATAAGTCAGATGTTGCTAATGTTAAAGACATGCTTCATATTTAA
- a CDS encoding LD-carboxypeptidase: MNRRKFIGNAALWSGTGLLSYCTGEAMPVEQVQEATHVLKPKALQPGDTIGLITPGSALVGAAVAKAERNMRALGFEVVYSRHYNVRRGFVAGTDEQRVEDLHEMFANPDIAGVICGRGGYGTGRLLQMLDYGLIQSNPKVLMGFSDITALHFAIHQQTGLACFHGPVASSEFTPYTTAGVRNVVMSTSKPSIQRPASWEVKSAESYQYNVLVEGVAEGQLIGGNLSIVCSMLGTPYDVSFSGKIVFLEEVGESLYRVDRMLTQLLNSGKLDQCVGVVLGVFASCVAKSGGVDDDHYVTLTKVLTDRLGQLKVPVIYGLPIGHIDDNSTLPIGIRARMDSQTGKIELLESAVV, from the coding sequence ATGAATCGAAGAAAGTTTATTGGAAATGCCGCCCTATGGAGTGGCACGGGTTTATTGTCTTACTGTACAGGAGAGGCAATGCCCGTTGAACAGGTTCAGGAAGCTACTCATGTATTGAAGCCTAAAGCGCTGCAGCCTGGTGACACGATTGGTTTGATTACACCAGGGAGCGCGTTGGTAGGAGCAGCAGTGGCAAAGGCTGAGCGAAACATGCGCGCACTGGGGTTTGAGGTTGTCTATTCGAGGCATTACAATGTGCGCCGTGGTTTTGTCGCGGGGACGGATGAGCAACGTGTTGAGGATTTGCACGAGATGTTTGCAAACCCGGATATAGCTGGTGTGATTTGTGGACGAGGGGGGTATGGTACAGGTAGATTGCTGCAAATGCTCGATTATGGCTTGATTCAAAGTAACCCTAAGGTGTTGATGGGGTTTAGTGATATCACGGCATTGCACTTTGCGATACATCAGCAGACTGGGTTGGCCTGCTTCCATGGCCCAGTAGCTTCTTCAGAGTTTACTCCTTATACTACGGCAGGGGTGAGAAATGTAGTGATGTCTACTTCCAAACCGAGTATTCAGCGCCCTGCTAGTTGGGAGGTCAAGAGTGCTGAATCTTATCAATACAATGTACTTGTAGAGGGGGTGGCCGAGGGGCAGCTTATTGGAGGTAATTTGAGTATAGTGTGTTCGATGTTGGGGACTCCGTATGATGTCAGTTTCTCTGGCAAGATTGTGTTTTTGGAGGAGGTAGGTGAGTCACTTTATCGTGTGGACCGTATGCTGACACAGCTTCTCAATAGTGGAAAGCTTGATCAATGTGTAGGTGTGGTGTTAGGGGTTTTTGCAAGCTGTGTAGCTAAATCAGGAGGAGTAGATGATGATCACTATGTGACATTGACTAAAGTACTTACGGATCGGTTGGGTCAGCTCAAAGTGCCGGTTATTTATGGGTTGCCTATTGGGCACATTGATGACAATAGCACCTTGCCTATAGGGATACGTGCTAGGATGGATTCTCAAACTGGCAAGATAGAGTTGCTAGAGTCTGCTGTGGTTTAG
- a CDS encoding acyl carrier protein, which translates to MSDIAQKVKSIIIDKLGVEESEVNAEASFTNDLGADSLDTVELIMEFEKEFNISIPDDQAENIGTVGQAISYLEENAK; encoded by the coding sequence ATGTCTGATATAGCACAAAAAGTAAAATCAATTATTATCGACAAATTAGGAGTAGAAGAGTCTGAGGTAAACGCTGAAGCAAGCTTCACTAACGATCTTGGTGCTGATTCACTTGACACAGTTGAGTTGATCATGGAGTTCGAAAAAGAATTCAACATCTCTATTCCAGACGATCAGGCTGAAAACATTGGTACTGTAGGACAGGCTATCAGCTACTTGGAAGAGAACGCAAAATAA
- the fabF gene encoding beta-ketoacyl-ACP synthase II produces MQLKRVVVTGLGALTPIGNNPDEYWQGLSNGVSGAAPITRFDAEKFKTRFACEIKNYDPLDHFDRKEARKMDPFTQYAHIVADQAIVDSGLDLEKIDVDRAGVIWGAGIGGLKTFQDEVMNFAAGDGTPKYNPFFIPKMIADIAPGMISIKYGFRGPNFTTVSACASGTNALLDSFNYIRLGMADIFISGGSEAAVTESGVGGFNAMKALSERNDSPETASRPFDKDRDGFVLGEGAACLILEELEHAKARGAKIYAELIGGGMSADAHHMTAPHPEGIGATNVMKNAIKDANISPTEVDYINVHGTSTPLGDLSESSAIKNVFGEHAYDLNISSTKSMTGHLLGAAGAIEAAACIMAIQNQMVPPTINHFTDDEAFDSKLNFTFNKAQERNINVALSNTFGFGGHNTSIIFRKYES; encoded by the coding sequence ATGCAATTAAAGCGAGTTGTAGTTACCGGCCTTGGAGCTCTTACACCAATAGGTAACAATCCTGACGAATACTGGCAGGGACTATCTAATGGTGTAAGCGGCGCTGCGCCTATCACCCGTTTCGACGCGGAAAAATTCAAAACCAGATTTGCTTGTGAAATCAAGAATTATGATCCTTTGGATCATTTTGATCGAAAAGAAGCACGCAAAATGGACCCATTCACGCAATATGCACATATAGTAGCAGATCAAGCGATAGTGGACTCAGGTTTGGATCTAGAAAAAATAGACGTAGACAGAGCCGGAGTGATTTGGGGAGCTGGTATCGGCGGATTGAAAACCTTCCAAGACGAAGTAATGAACTTCGCTGCAGGAGATGGCACACCAAAATACAACCCCTTTTTCATCCCTAAAATGATCGCAGATATTGCCCCAGGCATGATTTCGATCAAATACGGTTTCCGTGGACCGAATTTCACTACGGTGAGTGCATGTGCATCAGGCACCAATGCGCTATTGGATTCATTCAACTATATCCGGTTGGGTATGGCTGATATATTTATATCGGGTGGATCTGAAGCAGCAGTAACGGAATCAGGAGTTGGCGGATTCAATGCCATGAAAGCCCTGTCCGAAAGAAATGATTCTCCAGAAACAGCTTCAAGGCCATTTGACAAAGATAGAGATGGTTTTGTTTTGGGAGAAGGGGCTGCTTGTTTGATTCTAGAAGAACTAGAGCATGCCAAAGCAAGAGGAGCAAAAATATATGCAGAATTGATAGGTGGAGGCATGTCAGCAGATGCACACCACATGACAGCACCGCACCCAGAGGGAATCGGCGCAACCAATGTCATGAAAAATGCGATCAAGGATGCAAACATTTCACCTACAGAAGTAGACTATATCAACGTACATGGTACTTCTACCCCACTTGGTGATTTGAGTGAGTCTTCGGCTATCAAAAATGTATTCGGAGAACACGCCTACGACTTGAACATTTCATCGACCAAATCGATGACTGGTCATTTGCTAGGAGCTGCTGGAGCGATAGAAGCTGCAGCTTGTATCATGGCTATCCAAAACCAAATGGTACCTCCAACCATCAACCACTTCACAGACGACGAAGCGTTTGATAGCAAACTAAACTTTACATTCAACAAAGCTCAAGAAAGAAATATCAACGTTGCACTTAGCAACACCTTTGGATTTGGCGGACACAATACGTCCATCATTTTCCGTAAATACGAGTCTTAA
- the rplT gene encoding 50S ribosomal protein L20 yields the protein MPRSVNTVASRARRKKVLKLAKGYFGRRKNVWTVAKNAVEKGLGYSYRDRKVKKREFRKLWIQRINAGARQHGLSYSQFMGKLSAAQIELNRKVLADLAMNHPEAFKAVVDQLK from the coding sequence ATGCCAAGATCGGTAAACACTGTAGCTAGTAGAGCTAGAAGAAAAAAGGTTCTGAAATTAGCCAAGGGTTATTTCGGAAGAAGAAAGAATGTATGGACGGTAGCGAAGAATGCCGTAGAGAAGGGCCTCGGCTACTCATACAGAGATAGAAAAGTTAAAAAGAGAGAATTTAGAAAGTTGTGGATTCAGAGAATCAACGCAGGTGCGAGACAGCATGGTCTTTCTTACTCTCAGTTTATGGGTAAGCTTTCGGCTGCTCAAATCGAATTGAATAGAAAAGTTTTGGCTGATTTAGCAATGAATCACCCAGAAGCTTTCAAAGCAGTTGTTGATCAATTGAAATAA
- the infC gene encoding translation initiation factor IF-3: MAKQRYQRRGFRGRVEEPYKVNDKITAREVRVVGENVQVDVYSLSQALNLAKEQGLDLVEISPKAEPPVCKITDYSKFKYEQKKKQKEIKSKAHKAVLKEIRFGPNTDDHDFQFKLKHAIKFLEEGAKVKAYVHFVGRTIVFKERGEILLLKFAQALEEYAKVEQLPKLEGKRMFLMLSPKILKKK; the protein is encoded by the coding sequence ATCGCTAAACAAAGATATCAGAGAAGGGGTTTTCGAGGTAGAGTAGAAGAGCCCTATAAGGTAAATGATAAAATAACCGCTCGAGAAGTTAGAGTCGTGGGTGAAAATGTACAGGTAGACGTGTATTCGTTGAGCCAAGCATTGAATCTTGCGAAAGAGCAAGGTCTGGATCTTGTTGAAATCTCACCGAAAGCTGAACCTCCTGTTTGTAAAATTACGGATTACTCGAAGTTTAAGTACGAACAAAAGAAAAAGCAGAAGGAGATTAAATCCAAAGCGCATAAGGCTGTTTTGAAAGAAATCAGGTTCGGTCCCAATACGGATGATCATGATTTTCAATTTAAACTGAAGCATGCAATTAAATTTTTGGAGGAAGGTGCCAAAGTGAAGGCTTATGTTCATTTCGTAGGTAGAACTATCGTCTTTAAGGAGCGTGGGGAAATTTTATTATTGAAGTTCGCACAAGCACTCGAGGAGTATGCCAAGGTGGAGCAGTTGCCAAAGCTGGAAGGAAAGAGAATGTTCCTTATGCTTTCGCCTAAAATCTTAAAAAAGAAATAA